CACACCATGCATATATGAActttcaaagacagaaaaaggagcTCCACTCAGACCTATTATCAGCATCATTAACTCAGTCCCCTATAACGAATTCCAAAATTCCTATTattcttaaatttttttgttagtAAGTTCCACCTATCAGGCCCAGTGCTAACATCCCTCCCCAGGCAGTGTCACCACCTTTCACTCCTTGATTCATGTCATGAGTTTTGGGTGTGTAACAACCCACAGGTGGCCCTAAATACATAAATACCTGAAACTCCCAACCAGTCAGTTAGAAAAGAAGAAGTCATGGATGAGAGGTGAAGCATTTTCAAGAACCAAAAGGTCAGGTGCCCTCTACTGCAGCAATTAGGATTTCTTGCTGAGAGTTTGGTGAAAAGATTGATTCTTTCACTTCTTTGCACCGCATAGGATGCTTGATTAGTTTAGCACATTGACAGGAAGCATGTGTCTGCACAGAGCCTGACTGTCCAAAGTTGAAAAATCTGCTTTCCAGCCTCTGTAAAGGTAATTAACACACATGTATTGTGTTTAAACCACTGACTAACCAGTGATAATAGCACAAGTTGGAAAGAAATGTATCTCAACATAATCCCTGGCagatcattttaaaatcattggAAATCCTCCAAACCTAATCTATATGCCAAACAATTCTAATAATATATAAGGTCAGAGTTTGTTATACATGCTGCAGATGTAACAGCTTTAATTGTGATCCCAGGTCCTCTGAACTCAGAGATGCTGATGGCATGAACGCTGTGAAGACTCACCGTGATGATGTTTCCTACTGTGTTCTCGCTGTCGGTCTGGTCGTCCTGCTCAGACGAGTCCGTCTCCTCCAGTGTCTGCAGTTCCAGCTCTGAGGGTAGAAGGGCGCTGAGATATGGTATGGCACTTGGCCGGGCTGCGATCACTAAAAACACAGTCACAGGGATTAGAATTCTTGCAAATACAAGATGCTTCTGTTCGTAACTTTGAACAGAGAGTCAGGATCTCACACACGTTACAATCAACCACTGAAATTCAGGGCAGATTGGTCAGAATCACTCACAAGGAAAGGCAGTGATGTCATCTTTAAAGAGGCTTTGAGTTTCTCCGGTCTTGGCCATGAAGCGTGTGAGGGCTCGCTCCACATCTCTCCTCTGAGTTGCTGCCTTTTCTCTCACCACTTGGTACTCTGACACAGGCTCTCTGAATGTCTGCATGAAGGAAAACACACCTCAGTGTCTTAATCTTTAATACAGCAATACCCAAAGGAATACTACTTATTTCAGATTCAGTTCAGTCTCGAGGGGTTCTGCCTCACAGGTGTTTTGATGTAGGTGTGAGGGTCAGGAAACTCTGGGAAGTGGCTGGGGATGTGAGGTGGGTGTGTGCGTTTCTGTCCAGCTGACAACGCTTTGGCAGTCCCAGGCGCATTCGTCACTGGAGCTGAAATTGAGAAAATCCAAACATTTGTCATATTTGAAACCAGTAGGAAAAAATAGCAGTTAAAGATGAAGTTAGCTTGTAATTatcatatttaaatcagtttaaaagcTGTAAATACTACTGTTAATTTTATTATCCCTAAGTTACAACACTAATCATGGAGAGTGGAGTGCATACTTACGGGCCGTGATGACCATCCTTTGTGATCTTTTGGCATATACAGGCAGGGTGTCGACATTGAAACCTTTAGTGACACAAACAGGTTAGATCTAAtcagttttatgttttgctAACAACATATGATTCATATGTTGGAGTCTTACCCATTTCAATGAGCGTCACAACTGCATCTGGCAGAGTTGGAATGCTCCTGGCTGTGTGTTCACAATATGCTTTGGCACATCGACCAATTTCAGTGATATctaaaaaacagaagcagaaaacagtgtttctgaatttatatgtattattttttatttatttatttacctttactTAACCAGGAAGTCCCATGATGACTCATAAAAGACTGAATTGTGTATGCAGGAATCATTAACAAGTTTTATTCATGGAAGAACTGACATTAATAATAACAAagtaaacttttaaaaaaagtcatccCATTAGATGCTACAAACATCAAATATAAAGAAACACGACACAAACATGAACAGGAACTGAACAGGGATGTGTACATGCATTTTCTCACCTAAATGCTAATTCTGGGTATTTGCTATTACACAGAAACCATCCAGGAAACTTTAAATAGGTAAAAAGTAGCAGTTTGATCGAGCCAAAAATATTCTGCTATCAtatcaggttttgttttttttcagttttatgtattttagatATTTGCAGTAGCAGCTTAACTATTGTGTGCATGGATGTGTTCTTACAACTATATGTCCAACAGAACCTGACTAATAATTAATACAACTcctaaaatcatttaaaaatgtaggcaaaacattttaatacaaCTGCATGCAGTTCACACTTGTGCCTGATATGTAAATGCTACTACGTCCGACCTGGTACCTTTGCAGAAAAGTTCCCAGGGTGCTTATTTAGACACCTGCCGTTGCTGACAGATTAACAAAAAGGAGTTTCTGTCCAGCTGAAATCACTTGCAGTTCAAAGAACTCTTTCCCCTTTCACTGTCTGCACACCAAGCTCtactggaattttttttttttttttttaagaaatggtgataccattttttaaataattgattGGTCAGTAGGTGGTGTTTTAATACGTGTTCATCTATTTTCTCAAACATAACCTGCTCTGGAGCACGTTAAGCATTCAGCATAAGCTACCATCGAACGTGAACTACTGCTGCATTACCAAAAACCCAGATTTTATCCTGAAGTTACCTCCATAACCTTAAATTCTGCTTTCTAGTACAGGCCTCATGAAATGTACTGACACCCAGAACATGCAGCTGAGAGGAAAGTGAAcatggaaacattcctcagtgGAAGGGGGCTATACTTGAGGATTCAAAACTTACAGCTCTGCATCATCTCAGTGAGCGTTTCCACTGCTGCCTTCTCTGCACTCTCAAAGCCACTCTCGGTCAGCAAGGCGCTGACAACAACCTGCAGGGTGCGACGCCGGGCCAGGTGGTAGTTCTCTGCTGGGCTGGAAGCTGCTTTAGTACCACTCCCACGCtgaaaaaacatggaataaaatatAAGGACAGTGAGAAGATATATcagaaaaaccaacagaaagcTAAGAAATGATCAGCATGAGAAAACTGGTTCATCCCAGCAGGAAATAGACACTAAGAACTGAAGGCCCGTCCAAAAGTCATATAAACATCACATTAAACACCTCACCATCTTATGGGTGATGGATTTAACCAAAAGTTAAGCGCATATGCACACATGTGCAAGTGTAACATTTGTAACGATTAACAAATAAAGGAGACTCTTTTCATTTCGTTATATGCCACCCTGTCACCTACTCCTTCGTCCTCCTGCCTGTGACCCAGAAATCAATCTCAAAATGCCATCTTGAAGGACGTTTCAATTAATAAAATGCATCTCGAGGATGCACAAGTGCAAAGCCCAGTGCAGTGTCCCCATCCAGTGATACCAGCTCCATGACCACCACTTACAACCTTCACCTCCGCATGTTGTGTCAGAACCGCCCTTGTACTCTCCACGCACCTGtagtaattgtttttattttttacaaaatatgtatattcttctttaaacataattttttctttatgttaaaatatatttattagtatttgtttttattgttgtgtaaacagtaaaattattACCAGTGTTTCTTAATAATTAGGTTAAAATGCTAAAGCCAAAGGAACAGTTATATTCAAATCCTAGTCTTGAAATATTGTAGCCTGGTAAAATTTGTCTTTATCAAAATACACTATCTAAGCACAGGAGGGAGCACTCAAGGGCAACaggcaacaataaaacacagcaacCCATCCAATCCTTCTTCAGTGGTTTCAATTAGTCCTAAAGTTTCACAATCTCTGAATCTTTCTCATCTGTACAATTTGTATTCCACATGTTGGCATGCCATCAAACCAATGATAATGTTAGTCACATTAGCCTCAAAATGCGCTAATATGTCAGATTTTCCAAACGTTATGGTGACATgatcatacaaaaaaaaccagCTAATCAACTGGAAATTCAGTTCCTTAAATGCTAGGAGTGCATGAAGAaccttgtgttcactcttgcagccaacagcagagcACGTGGTGAGTTTTGCTtgtggctgagacattttataataagcagaagcagctctaaagagtaaataaacctggtggactgaGAGGCAGCTTGCTCTATCTGAATAGTTCACCTGGAAGCAGCAGTAGTGAGGAGGCAGAATTATACAAAGTTTTAGAGAGACGACTATTGGTTTGTGGTGGTATGTAGCATTTTGGTCAAACTGGCTTCTACTGTAAAGCTGGGAGGCAGTCTAGTTGTAGGAGGGATAATCGTCTTAGAACAACCACATAAGACAATAATTACAAATTTTCACATACGGGTAAACTACGTGTGTCCATTATTTTAACTGAGGTTATTATATGGCCGCATTTAAAGGTAAACTTGTATAGAAATGCAAAAGTTATCTCGCATCTATATCGATACATGAATATAAACATGGAAGTGTTCATTCATTTGTATATACAGACTATTTGGGTTAAACGTTAACGTAGCTCAAGTTAGTTAACCTTACAGCTTATAAAGAAGTGCAATAGGTTGTTACTGGACTAAGCAGAAATTTGAAGTTATTAATCCTGCTGGACACAGACGTGTGTCTCCTCCAGTGTGCTCTAACTGCTAGCTTAGCACCACCAGCTTAGCGATATCCTGCCCCTGACGCTGCCTAGAAAAGGGCGCCTCTTACCCCGCCTGAGTTCAGAGGACCTCCCGAAGCCACCGCAGGATCCGCCATCCGTTCTTTGTCTCGATTCTCCTCgttgtgttgatttaacttaacACGACAACAACTTTATCTGTCCGACGACTCGTTTAGCCGCCGTTAGTAAACACGGTGCAGATACATGACGCCGTTTCCGAAACTAGACGAAAATGACCGACGTTATATTGAGTGCTGCTCCCTGGTGGTCATCTGTGAAACTACACCTGCTCAGCCGATTCATTCAATATCAATATCTCATTCAATAATGCTCAGTGCGGATACTTCTTCGCTTATTATTCACCTACTTGTGGAAAAAAGTGGCAATATTACTAAGCATGAATTTGTCACAGAGACGATAAAACTGATCAACTAatcattttaagcatttttgaatcaaaaattacaaacattGAGTAACTCCAACTTTTaatttgtgtcacttttctACTTCCCCCCCcctattttctattattataaaatgaatattttggattttggatTGCTTGGATGACAAAGCAATGAGTTTCAAAATGCTACGTTGGaggttttttgacattttataggtAAAAGAAATCATTGGCTAAGcacaaaaataatcagcagatcaactaataaagaaaaatatcattattttcagCCTTTGAACTCGCTCTAATCAATATGTTTTGCTAAAGTCTAAATGATTCCTCTTTATGACATGTTATTATAGAGCCATCTCTTTGAGGAAACCTGCACCCAAGATTATTATAAAATCATGTCCTGAATCTGTTGTTAggtgaaaatacatttattagaATGCATCATGAATTAAATCACAGACATTCTATTATTCTTCCAGCACATCATCACATCACATCCACAAGTATCTGCTGCCCAGCAGCCAGACGTTACTGTAACCTGCAGTTTGCATtgtatctcatctcatttttgCCAGTCAACAAAGGGGACAATGCATGTTTATCTAATCTGAAATGAATGAACAAGCAGAAATGGACCAGTTCAACGTGGTGATTTAATTTACCAGTGGTACCACCAATGTTGTAACTGCTGTGTCCATTTACATCAGGAGGGGTACATGCTGCTTTAAGAAGCATGTAAGCGGTTGGCTGAGTTTCTCCGCCCAATGGCCACCAGGTGTTTGGCCTTGGCTCCAGTCGCCACCGCCTCCGGCACATCCACCACTTCAGTATGAACCAAGGCAGGCCGGGACTTCAACACctgcttcttctccttctcgCTCTCCATGATAAGCTCTAATGGTTCATCCTCCAAAGTGTCCTTCTCCACAAAGGGCAGGACAATTGTTTCCACCAAACCACCGACCATTCCAAGCATTGCCACAGTGGAGCCGATCATGTAGATCTTCAGCATGCTCCGGCTGGGCCTCTCTCTCAGCATCTCCTTAGCAAATGGAATGAACTCGCTAATGCtttccattttgtgttgtttgatgACCCTGTTGAAGGAAAAGGAAGAGTGTTTTATTAGAGGCAATTATCCAAGATCAagatttgcttttaaaaaaaaatggttttggtaAGAGAAATCAATATTTCTActacatgcaaaaaatgcagATACTCACTTTGAAGCACACACCAAATCCTTGATTTTTTCTTAGTGTTTGGTCTGACCAAGCATTCGCAGGCAAAGAGGAGGGGGCAGATCCTGCAATTTAAAGACAAGCAGAGTCAGGTTGACTCCCACTGTGGAGACAAAATGCATATTCATGAGGCTACTTGCACTGTGAGTGCTTTTTAGAGATTAGGGTTTGTTTGGGGAAAAGGGCATGAGTTTCCAGAAGTGAGACAAATACTCCCTGT
The nucleotide sequence above comes from Amphiprion ocellaris isolate individual 3 ecotype Okinawa chromosome 8, ASM2253959v1, whole genome shotgun sequence. Encoded proteins:
- the taf8 gene encoding transcription initiation factor TFIID subunit 8, yielding MADPAVASGGPLNSGGRGSGTKAASSPAENYHLARRRTLQVVVSALLTESGFESAEKAAVETLTEMMQSYITEIGRCAKAYCEHTARSIPTLPDAVVTLIEMGFNVDTLPVYAKRSQRMVITAPPVTNAPGTAKALSAGQKRTHPPHIPSHFPEFPDPHTYIKTPTFREPVSEYQVVREKAATQRRDVERALTRFMAKTGETQSLFKDDITAFPLIAARPSAIPYLSALLPSELELQTLEETDSSEQDDQTDSENTVGNIITDDPGADKENSMLPPSGVVPSAKANEDNMIDNPYLRPVKKPKVRRKK
- the g0s2 gene encoding G0/G1 switch protein 2, with the protein product MESISEFIPFAKEMLRERPSRSMLKIYMIGSTVAMLGMVGGLVETIVLPFVEKDTLEDEPLELIMESEKEKKQVLKSRPALVHTEVVDVPEAVATGAKAKHLVAIGRRNSANRLHAS